The following proteins are encoded in a genomic region of Vigna radiata var. radiata cultivar VC1973A unplaced genomic scaffold, Vradiata_ver6 scaffold_51, whole genome shotgun sequence:
- the LOC106780651 gene encoding ultraviolet-B receptor UVR8 isoform X1 — protein sequence MWRRSFSKFAIRASGLGFLTRSFSRVAGKRFAALWGNGDYGRLGLGNLNSQWKPVVCTALRNENLKAIACGGAHTLFLTDDGCVYATGLNDFGQLGVSESKHYSVEPLRVFGEEKKIVQISAGYNHSCAITVDGELYMWGKNTSGQLGLGKRAPNIVPLPTKVEYLDGINIKMAALGSEHTVAISDGGEAFSWGMGVSGRLGHGHESSILGFFSSSSEYTPRLIKDLEGIKVKYVAAGLLSSACTDENGSVLVFGERGIENLRLKEMSDVTRPSLITELPYSKEVACGGYHTCVLTNSGELYTWGSNENGCLGIGSSDVIHLPEQVQGPFLKSSVSQVSCGWKHTAAISEGRVFTWGWGGSNGTFSEDGHSSSGQLGHGSDVDYISPTRVCFGEDVKALQVSCGFNHTGAILEYT from the exons ATGTGGCGTCGAAGCTTCTCCAAATTCGCCATTAGAGCTTCTGGTTTAGGTTTTCTAACGCGATCTTTCTCGCGCGTGGCGGGAAAGAGGTTCGCTGCGTTGTGGGGGAACGGCGATTACGGCAGATTGGGTCTCGGCAACTTGAATTCGCAATGGAAACCCGTCGTTTGCACCGCCCTCCGCAACGAGAACCTTAAAGCCATTGCTTGTGGCGGTGCTCACACTCTCTTCTTAACAG ATGATGGATGTGTATATGCAACTGGTCTTAATGATTTTGGGCAGCTTGGTGTCTCAGAGAGTAAGCACTACTCAGTG GAGCCACTCCGTGTTTTTGGAGAGGAGAAGAAAATTGTGCAGATCTCTGCTGGTTATAATCATTCTTGTGCGATCACAG TGGATGGAGAGCTTTACATGTGGGGAAAAAACACAAGTGGGCAGCTTGGACTTGGAAAAA GGGCTCCAAACATAGTTCCTTTGCCTACTAAAGTAGAATACTTGGATGGAATCAACATTAAAATGGCAGCTCTGGGTTCAGAGCACACTGTCGCAATTAGTG ATGGTGGGGAGGCCTTTAGTTGGGGAATGGGAGTGTCTGGTAGACTTGGTCATGGCCACGAGTCAAGCATCCTAGGATTCTTCAGCAGTTCCAG TGAGTATACTCCAAGGCTTATAAAGGATCTTGAAGGAATCAAG GTAAAATATGTAGCTGCTGGTTTGCTAAGTTCAGCTTGTACTGATG AAAATGGTTCTGTTTTAGTATTTGGTGAAAGAGGAATTGAAAATTTG CGTTTAAAGGAAATGAGTGACGTGACAAGACCATCCTTGATCACTGAACTTCCATACTCAAAAGAAGTTGCTTGTGGTGGCTACCACACCTGTGTCCTGACAA ATTCTGGAGAGCTTTATACCTGGGGTTCAAATGAAAATGGGTGCCTTGGCATTGG CTCCTCAGATGTCATTCATCTACCTGAACAGGTTCAAGGGCCATTCTTGAAGTCTTCTGTTAGCCAGGTTTCTTGTGGTTGGAAGCATACTGCAGCAATCTCTG AAGGAAGAGTGTTCACATGGGGCTGGGGAGGTTCCAATGGGACGTTCTCTGAAGATGGACATTCTTCTAGCGGACAATTG GGTCATGGAAGTGATGTGGACTATATAAGTCCTACGAGAGTTTGCTTTGGAGAAGACGTGAAAGCGTTGCAAGTTTCATGCGGGTTCAATCATACAGGTGCTATACTGGAATATACATAG
- the LOC106780651 gene encoding ultraviolet-B receptor UVR8 isoform X4 encodes MMDVYMQLVLMILGSLVSQREPLRVFGEEKKIVQISAGYNHSCAITVDGELYMWGKNTSGQLGLGKRAPNIVPLPTKVEYLDGINIKMAALGSEHTVAISDGGEAFSWGMGVSGRLGHGHESSILGFFSSSSEYTPRLIKDLEGIKVKYVAAGLLSSACTDENGSVLVFGERGIENLRLKEMSDVTRPSLITELPYSKEVACGGYHTCVLTNSGELYTWGSNENGCLGIGSSDVIHLPEQVQGPFLKSSVSQVSCGWKHTAAISEGRVFTWGWGGSNGTFSEDGHSSSGQLGHGSDVDYISPTRVCFGEDVKALQVSCGFNHTGAILEYT; translated from the exons ATGATGGATGTGTATATGCAACTGGTCTTAATGATTTTGGGCAGCTTGGTGTCTCAGAGA GAGCCACTCCGTGTTTTTGGAGAGGAGAAGAAAATTGTGCAGATCTCTGCTGGTTATAATCATTCTTGTGCGATCACAG TGGATGGAGAGCTTTACATGTGGGGAAAAAACACAAGTGGGCAGCTTGGACTTGGAAAAA GGGCTCCAAACATAGTTCCTTTGCCTACTAAAGTAGAATACTTGGATGGAATCAACATTAAAATGGCAGCTCTGGGTTCAGAGCACACTGTCGCAATTAGTG ATGGTGGGGAGGCCTTTAGTTGGGGAATGGGAGTGTCTGGTAGACTTGGTCATGGCCACGAGTCAAGCATCCTAGGATTCTTCAGCAGTTCCAG TGAGTATACTCCAAGGCTTATAAAGGATCTTGAAGGAATCAAG GTAAAATATGTAGCTGCTGGTTTGCTAAGTTCAGCTTGTACTGATG AAAATGGTTCTGTTTTAGTATTTGGTGAAAGAGGAATTGAAAATTTG CGTTTAAAGGAAATGAGTGACGTGACAAGACCATCCTTGATCACTGAACTTCCATACTCAAAAGAAGTTGCTTGTGGTGGCTACCACACCTGTGTCCTGACAA ATTCTGGAGAGCTTTATACCTGGGGTTCAAATGAAAATGGGTGCCTTGGCATTGG CTCCTCAGATGTCATTCATCTACCTGAACAGGTTCAAGGGCCATTCTTGAAGTCTTCTGTTAGCCAGGTTTCTTGTGGTTGGAAGCATACTGCAGCAATCTCTG AAGGAAGAGTGTTCACATGGGGCTGGGGAGGTTCCAATGGGACGTTCTCTGAAGATGGACATTCTTCTAGCGGACAATTG GGTCATGGAAGTGATGTGGACTATATAAGTCCTACGAGAGTTTGCTTTGGAGAAGACGTGAAAGCGTTGCAAGTTTCATGCGGGTTCAATCATACAGGTGCTATACTGGAATATACATAG
- the LOC106780651 gene encoding ultraviolet-B receptor UVR8 isoform X2, protein MWRRSFSKFAIRASGLGFLTRSFSRVAGKRFAALWGNGDYGRLGLGNLNSQWKPVVCTALRNENLKAIACGGAHTLFLTDDGCVYATGLNDFGQLGVSESKHYSVEPLRVFGEEKKIVQISAGYNHSCAITVDGELYMWGKNTSGQLGLGKRAPNIVPLPTKVEYLDGINIKMAALGSEHTVAISDGGEAFSWGMGVSGRLGHGHESSILGFFSSSSEYTPRLIKDLEGIKEMSDVTRPSLITELPYSKEVACGGYHTCVLTNSGELYTWGSNENGCLGIGSSDVIHLPEQVQGPFLKSSVSQVSCGWKHTAAISEGRVFTWGWGGSNGTFSEDGHSSSGQLGHGSDVDYISPTRVCFGEDVKALQVSCGFNHTGAILEYT, encoded by the exons ATGTGGCGTCGAAGCTTCTCCAAATTCGCCATTAGAGCTTCTGGTTTAGGTTTTCTAACGCGATCTTTCTCGCGCGTGGCGGGAAAGAGGTTCGCTGCGTTGTGGGGGAACGGCGATTACGGCAGATTGGGTCTCGGCAACTTGAATTCGCAATGGAAACCCGTCGTTTGCACCGCCCTCCGCAACGAGAACCTTAAAGCCATTGCTTGTGGCGGTGCTCACACTCTCTTCTTAACAG ATGATGGATGTGTATATGCAACTGGTCTTAATGATTTTGGGCAGCTTGGTGTCTCAGAGAGTAAGCACTACTCAGTG GAGCCACTCCGTGTTTTTGGAGAGGAGAAGAAAATTGTGCAGATCTCTGCTGGTTATAATCATTCTTGTGCGATCACAG TGGATGGAGAGCTTTACATGTGGGGAAAAAACACAAGTGGGCAGCTTGGACTTGGAAAAA GGGCTCCAAACATAGTTCCTTTGCCTACTAAAGTAGAATACTTGGATGGAATCAACATTAAAATGGCAGCTCTGGGTTCAGAGCACACTGTCGCAATTAGTG ATGGTGGGGAGGCCTTTAGTTGGGGAATGGGAGTGTCTGGTAGACTTGGTCATGGCCACGAGTCAAGCATCCTAGGATTCTTCAGCAGTTCCAG TGAGTATACTCCAAGGCTTATAAAGGATCTTGAAGGAATCAAG GAAATGAGTGACGTGACAAGACCATCCTTGATCACTGAACTTCCATACTCAAAAGAAGTTGCTTGTGGTGGCTACCACACCTGTGTCCTGACAA ATTCTGGAGAGCTTTATACCTGGGGTTCAAATGAAAATGGGTGCCTTGGCATTGG CTCCTCAGATGTCATTCATCTACCTGAACAGGTTCAAGGGCCATTCTTGAAGTCTTCTGTTAGCCAGGTTTCTTGTGGTTGGAAGCATACTGCAGCAATCTCTG AAGGAAGAGTGTTCACATGGGGCTGGGGAGGTTCCAATGGGACGTTCTCTGAAGATGGACATTCTTCTAGCGGACAATTG GGTCATGGAAGTGATGTGGACTATATAAGTCCTACGAGAGTTTGCTTTGGAGAAGACGTGAAAGCGTTGCAAGTTTCATGCGGGTTCAATCATACAGGTGCTATACTGGAATATACATAG
- the LOC106780651 gene encoding ultraviolet-B receptor UVR8 isoform X3, which produces MWRRSFSKFAIRASGLGFLTRSFSRVAGKRFAALWGNGDYGRLGLGNLNSQWKPVVCTALRNENLKAIACGGAHTLFLTDDGCVYATGLNDFGQLGVSESKHYSVEPLRVFGEEKKIVQISAGYNHSCAITVDGELYMWGKNTSGQLGLGKRAPNIVPLPTKVEYLDGINIKMAALGSEHTVAISDGGEAFSWGMGVSGRLGHGHESSILGFFSSSRKLHFISSDLAQKHLPLCASRTTTTVRTPPLAPSLVGVLDRTERCAQHHQSQCPKSFRERSHYGPSSLLARVAHAPTFYETHSPPPPQTWSPEPPESVPRVGDDPFGLYLSRSEFEVFALFSWVRDI; this is translated from the exons ATGTGGCGTCGAAGCTTCTCCAAATTCGCCATTAGAGCTTCTGGTTTAGGTTTTCTAACGCGATCTTTCTCGCGCGTGGCGGGAAAGAGGTTCGCTGCGTTGTGGGGGAACGGCGATTACGGCAGATTGGGTCTCGGCAACTTGAATTCGCAATGGAAACCCGTCGTTTGCACCGCCCTCCGCAACGAGAACCTTAAAGCCATTGCTTGTGGCGGTGCTCACACTCTCTTCTTAACAG ATGATGGATGTGTATATGCAACTGGTCTTAATGATTTTGGGCAGCTTGGTGTCTCAGAGAGTAAGCACTACTCAGTG GAGCCACTCCGTGTTTTTGGAGAGGAGAAGAAAATTGTGCAGATCTCTGCTGGTTATAATCATTCTTGTGCGATCACAG TGGATGGAGAGCTTTACATGTGGGGAAAAAACACAAGTGGGCAGCTTGGACTTGGAAAAA GGGCTCCAAACATAGTTCCTTTGCCTACTAAAGTAGAATACTTGGATGGAATCAACATTAAAATGGCAGCTCTGGGTTCAGAGCACACTGTCGCAATTAGTG ATGGTGGGGAGGCCTTTAGTTGGGGAATGGGAGTGTCTGGTAGACTTGGTCATGGCCACGAGTCAAGCATCCTAGGATTCTTCAGCAGTTCCAG gAAATTGCATTTTATCTCAAGTGATTTGGCTCAAAAGCACTTACCACTTTGtg CAAGTCGCACCACCACAACTGTCCGAACACCACCATTGGCACCATCATTGGTTGGGGTCCTTGATAGGACAGAAAGGTGTGCCCAACACCATCAATCACAATGTCCGAAGTCGTTCCGTGAGAGGAGCCATTATGGACCGTCGTCGTTGCTGGCTCGTGTAGCCCATGCGCCCACCTTCTACGAGACCCACTCGCCGCCGCCGCCACAGACATGGTCACCAGAGCCTCCTGAGTCTGTTCCTAGGGTTGGTGACGACCCGTTTGGCCTTTATTTGAGTAGATCTGAGTTTGAAGTTTTTGCTCTTTTTTCTTGGGTACGGGATATATGA